From Cyanobacteriota bacterium:
ACAACCGCTATAGATCGAAACCCATAGCGGGGGGGATTCTTGTGTCTATATATTATATTACTATATTAGATCATCAAAAAGCAAGTATAAATGAAGCAGCTGTATTAAAAATCCTTAATCTAGCTTAGCTAAGACCATGTTGCTTATAGCTTCTGATGATTCTAGCTTGTAATTAGGACCAATTATTGAGTCTTTAATCACAGAACCGTCTGGAATCTCAACATTGTCCCAGATTACTGAATTTTTGATACGGCTATTGCCTAATATCCTTGCTCCTGCACCAATCTCGTTATTGCCTTCCAAGTCAGCATCTTTACTGATATATGCTTTGCTACTAATTGATTCACCGAGATCCAAGTTGACTTTGCTTGTTGCTAAGTCATTCAAGCTTTGTAGATATTGTTCTGGTGTCCCAAGATCTGCCCAGTAAGAATCATCTGCTACGGATATTGCTTGGATATATTCTCCTTGCTCTAAGAGTTTTGGAAATAAATCCTTGGCAACGTCATAGACAGCAACTTCGCTGGCATTTGGGATGAAATCATAAATGCGTGGTTCGAAAAAATATACACCAGTGTTTGCCCAGTTTGATAGTGCATCCTCTGCTTTGGGCTTTTCTTGAAACTTGACGACGCGGTTTGGGCTTTCACTCTCTGGATTTAATAATGAATCTGTTACGATTACTCCAAAATGTGAACTATCTTCTACTTGCATTTGTGCAATTGTGGCAATGCAATTATGCTTGGCTACCGCTGCTTTGTGCTTCTGATAGATGTCTGTTAGATCAATGTCTGTGAGGGCGTCTCCCATGATGATACAAGCTGTTGATTGTTTCAAGAAATCTTCACAACGCTTTATGCCACCAGCAACTCCACTGAGTTTTTCTTCGTAGATAAATTGAATGTCAATGCCATGTTCTTCTTTGACGTTTTTGAAATGATCATGAATTTGATCAGCTAAATAATGAGTGTTTGAAATTATGTCGGTTATGCCATGACTCTTGAGTAACAGAACTATATGATCCATCACTGTCCTTCCGCCTATCTTGATAAGTGGTTTAGGGATTTTATCACTTA
This genomic window contains:
- a CDS encoding NDP-sugar synthase, which codes for MIKDKIRAMVLAAGVGSRLKPLSDKIPKPLIKIGGRTVMDHIVLLLKSHGITDIISNTHYLADQIHDHFKNVKEEHGIDIQFIYEEKLSGVAGGIKRCEDFLKQSTACIIMGDALTDIDLTDIYQKHKAAVAKHNCIATIAQMQVEDSSHFGVIVTDSLLNPESESPNRVVKFQEKPKAEDALSNWANTGVYFFEPRIYDFIPNASEVAVYDVAKDLFPKLLEQGEYIQAISVADDSYWADLGTPEQYLQSLNDLATSKVNLDLGESISSKAYISKDADLEGNNEIGAGARILGNSRIKNSVIWDNVEIPDGSVIKDSIIGPNYKLESSEAISNMVLAKLD